The following are from one region of the Candidatus Bathyarchaeota archaeon genome:
- a CDS encoding methylated-DNA--[protein]-cysteine S-methyltransferase yields the protein MINLSIQEIDELWCGVALEDDKIFATSFALSERDAFRCLLRELPYNTIFQVALKKYALAEAALGAIKATFYGEDVSFSFQFALTRLTDYAQRVLRLTSLIPTGYVTTYGALAKTAGGSPRSVGRVMATNPFAPLIPCHRVVAADMTLGGYGGGLKTKWDILQRENRKYGKVIEAKINGKALRLFPVGMLKPSK from the coding sequence ATGATCAACCTTTCCATTCAAGAAATCGACGAGTTATGGTGCGGTGTTGCTCTTGAAGACGACAAAATCTTTGCAACATCATTTGCCTTAAGTGAGAGAGACGCTTTTAGATGTCTACTGAGAGAATTGCCTTATAACACAATTTTTCAAGTTGCCCTAAAGAAATACGCGCTTGCAGAAGCAGCTTTAGGGGCGATAAAGGCCACTTTTTACGGCGAAGATGTTTCTTTCAGTTTCCAATTCGCCTTGACTCGCTTAACCGATTATGCTCAGAGAGTGTTGAGGTTAACTTCACTTATTCCCACGGGCTACGTGACGACTTACGGCGCTCTAGCAAAGACTGCTGGTGGGAGTCCTAGATCTGTTGGGCGGGTGATGGCGACTAACCCTTTCGCGCCTTTAATTCCCTGTCACAGAGTTGTAGCTGCAGATATGACCTTAGGCGGCTACGGCGGTGGCTTAAAGACAAAGTGGGATATTTTACAGAGAGAAAACCGAAAATATGGAAAGGTAATTGAGGCTAAAATCAACGGCAAAGCATTACGATTATTTCCAGTTGGCATGCTTAAACCTAGCAAATAA
- a CDS encoding SAM-dependent chlorinase/fluorinase: protein MDQKIKDYVVPDFAKPRLMENVVFGEVLHVDGFGNVITNISSEIIKKLGIRENEFVKIEMGGKAAALKLCSAYGDVSLSSALAIVGGHDFLEVPVNQGSAAKRFKVKSRDSIRVRRQGYC from the coding sequence TTGGACCAAAAAATTAAAGACTATGTTGTGCCGGATTTTGCGAAACCACGTTTGATGGAGAATGTTGTGTTTGGCGAGGTATTGCACGTTGACGGTTTTGGCAATGTCATTACAAACATTTCGTCGGAAATCATAAAAAAACTAGGTATTCGCGAAAACGAATTCGTCAAGATTGAAATGGGTGGAAAGGCTGCGGCTTTGAAGCTGTGTTCTGCTTATGGCGACGTTTCTTTGAGTAGCGCTCTTGCGATAGTTGGTGGTCATGATTTTCTAGAGGTTCCAGTAAATCAAGGCAGTGCAGCAAAACGATTTAAGGTAAAAAGTAGAGATTCTATCCGTGTTCGGCGCCAGGGCTATTGTTGA
- a CDS encoding DUF167 domain-containing protein, translating to MLKTKDGVILQIQVKPKSKNFRIQVNDELVIFCRQQPVKGKVNRELVKELSKIFERKVEIVSGLRSKVKKFF from the coding sequence ATGTTGAAGACTAAAGACGGAGTGATACTTCAAATTCAGGTGAAACCCAAATCAAAAAACTTTAGAATACAAGTTAACGACGAGCTTGTAATATTTTGCAGGCAACAGCCGGTTAAAGGAAAAGTCAATAGAGAGTTAGTAAAGGAGCTTTCAAAAATTTTTGAAAGAAAAGTCGAAATCGTTTCAGGTCTTCGTTCGAAGGTTAAAAAATTTTTTTAA
- a CDS encoding SAM-dependent chlorinase/fluorinase, with translation MQQAIVTLLSDFGLKDPYVAEMKAVILSKCPEAKIVDISHEIDKFNIRMGAFILASATPFFSKRNSARSHCRPKRWN, from the coding sequence ATGCAGCAAGCAATAGTAACGCTTCTTTCCGATTTCGGGTTGAAAGACCCTTATGTTGCAGAAATGAAAGCCGTTATATTAAGTAAATGTCCCGAAGCAAAAATTGTTGACATCAGCCACGAAATTGACAAATTCAACATACGCATGGGTGCCTTCATACTCGCATCTGCAACACCATTTTTTTCCAAAAGGAACAGTGCACGTAGCCATTGTAGACCCAAGCGTTGGAACTAA
- a CDS encoding SAM-dependent chlorinase/fluorinase, producing the protein MHVAIVDPSVGTKRRPIIVGTKHSHFVGPDNGLLMLAALKEGLRHVYAIENRKCMLSKVTKTFHGRDIFAIVAAYLARGVKVSEFGPKN; encoded by the coding sequence GTGCACGTAGCCATTGTAGACCCAAGCGTTGGAACTAAACGTCGCCCAATAATCGTAGGAACCAAACATAGCCATTTTGTCGGACCAGATAATGGACTGCTTATGTTGGCCGCTTTAAAAGAAGGCCTGCGGCACGTCTATGCTATTGAGAATCGGAAATGCATGCTTTCGAAAGTTACGAAAACCTTTCATGGCCGAGACATTTTCGCGATTGTTGCCGCCTATCTAGCGAGGGGGGTTAAGGTGTCTGAGTTTGGACCAAAAAATTAA
- a CDS encoding nicotinamide-nucleotide adenylyltransferase: protein MPRGLYIGRFQPFHLGHLHAIKHVLSEVDEVVIVIGSAQYSHRLDNPFTAGERVTMIRKALDEAKISPSKYWIIPIRDMHVHMMWVAEVKGYTPKFEHVYSNEPLTRRLFLEAGFPVKPIPFNKRHLYLATEIRKKMLENKNWTTLVPNCVAEYIKKIDGVERLHDLAKTDQVQQ, encoded by the coding sequence ATGCCACGAGGACTTTACATCGGTCGGTTTCAACCCTTCCATTTAGGCCATCTTCACGCAATAAAACATGTTTTATCTGAAGTCGATGAGGTGGTGATAGTGATTGGTAGCGCCCAATACAGCCACCGATTAGATAATCCCTTCACCGCAGGCGAACGAGTCACTATGATCCGCAAAGCTTTAGACGAAGCCAAAATATCACCATCAAAATATTGGATTATACCCATTCGTGACATGCACGTTCACATGATGTGGGTTGCAGAAGTCAAAGGCTACACGCCCAAGTTTGAACACGTCTATTCAAATGAACCCCTTACACGACGACTGTTTCTGGAAGCCGGGTTCCCCGTTAAACCGATACCCTTCAACAAACGTCATCTCTACCTAGCCACAGAAATAAGGAAGAAAATGTTGGAAAACAAAAATTGGACAACACTCGTGCCCAACTGCGTTGCCGAATATATTAAAAAGATTGACGGCGTAGAAAGACTACACGACTTAGCTAAAACCGACCAAGTTCAACAATAG